CGCCTACCTCGCGCCGCTCCGGCTCCTGGCACTGGAGAACTACGAGACCCTGCGCGAGCGGGGCTTGCGCGCCGGCATGATCACCGGCGAGGAGGTGCTGGGCGAGGCCAATCCGACCCACACCGCCCGCACCATCGAGACCGCCGACCTGACCCGACCCATCGACGTCGCGGTGATCGACGAGATCCAGATGCTGTCGGATCCCGACCGCGGCTGGGCCTGGACCAACGCGCTGTTCGGCGTCGCCGCCAAGACCGTGATCGTCTGCGGCTCCGACGACGCCCTGTCGTATGTCCGCCGCGCCGCCGAGGCGGCCAACGAGTCCCTGGAGGTGATCCCGTTCACCCGCAAGTCGCCGCTCCTGCTGCTGGAGGAGCCGGTGCCCCTGGAGAAAGTCGAGGCCGGCGACGCGGTCGTGGCCTTCTCCCGCCGGGCCGTGCACGAGAATCGCGAGATCCTGGTGGCGCGGGGTCACCGGGTGGCGACGATCTACGGCGCCCTGTCGCCGGAGGTCCGCCGGGCCGAGGCCGCGCGCTTCCGCTCCGGCGAGGCCAACGTGCTGGTGACCACCGACGCGATCGGCATGGGGCTCAACCTCGGGCCGCTGAAGCGGATCGTGTTCTCGGCGGTGCGCAAGTGGGACGGCACCGCCGAGCGGGCGCTGACCCATTCGGAGATCCGGCAGATCGCCGGCCGGGCCGGCCGCTACGGCCACCAGGATGTCGGCTACGTGGCGGCGACCGACCCCTACGCCGCCGAGCCGATCCGCACTGCCCTCTCGGGCGCCCCGACGGCGCCGGCGGCCGACACGCGCTTCTTCGTCCGCCCGGATCTCGGGGCGATCCGCTCGGTGGCCGAGGAGATGCGCACGCACAGCCTCTACGAGGTGCTGACCCACTTCGCCCGCGCGACCTTCTACGCGGGCTCGCCGTTCCAGCCCTCGGCCCTGGAGGAGGTGCTCGACGTCGCCCGCACCGTCGACCGGGCCCGGCTGCCGATCGAGGAGAAGTTCGCCTTCTCAGTCTGCCCGATCGACCGGCGCGACGAGATCGCCATGGGCCTGCTGGAGCGCTGGTGCCAAGCGCGGGCCGCCGGCCTCACGGTCCCGGCTTTGCGCGGCAACCTCGCGGGCGAGCTCGACTACCAAGAGCGGACCGTGAAGCTCGCCAGCGCCTATCTGTGGCTGTCGCGGCGCTTCCCCGAGACGTTCGGCGACGTGGACGCCATCCGCCACATGCGCGGGCGGGCCAACGACGCCATCGAGCAGCACCTGCGCGAGACCGCGACCCGCAAGGCCGAGCGCCGGAGCCGGCGGAGTGGCGGGGCGCGGTGAGGCCGGAAGCCCGGCCGCTGAACCTGAATAGCCCGGCTCGCCTGGGGCGGATCAGCGTCAGCCACGGTATCGAGCCGCACGAATGCGCGCTGTTCGAAGTTCCGTACGTTCACGTAGCTGAATGTGCGCCGCCTCGCATGTCCCGAAACGCGACAGACGTGTCGGCGAAGTGGGCTCAACGAGCAGCGACCTGAGAATCCCCATGCGGACTGCAAGTGCGCAAGACCCCTGTGCCGCAGCAAAGCTTTCGCCTCGGTTTGTCCGTTCTGAAGCCGTAGATGTCCGACACCGTGACGCCGGACAGAGGCAGGACCGTTATCCTGGGACAGCTTCTGTGATCGCGGCTCATCGCCAGGTCTCTCACCGCCAAGCATGAGTCCGCCACCGAGGAGCTGGCGGCGAGCAACGAACAACTTGTCGCGCGTGTCGTAACCATCGCCAGGATCGTCGGGCGCGACATTGCGAGCCCGGCCGAGGCCCACGCGATTCTCCGTCTGTAAATGGTCGACGCGCGGGGATCTTCGGAATGGAGGGTCCTCGTCCAGCGGCTCCTGGCGCGGAGAGAACCGGACCATGGACCTCAAGAGCACCGACCCGCGGGACTATGAAGCATCGCCGCATGGTTACGCGGCGATGCCGAAGGAGTTTCCAGCCGGCTCCCGCGTCCCTCCGCATGTCCATGGACGCGCGCAGCTGATCTACGCGACCTCCGGCGTCATGGAGGTCACGACGGCGGACGGACTCTGGCTGCTCCCACCGCAGCGAGCCCTCTGGATGCCGGCCGGGATCGCCCACGCGATGGTCGCCCGTTGCCACGTCTCCCTGCGGACGCTCTACGTCGCCCCGGACGCGTGTCCCGCCGCATTTCCGGACGCACCGCGCCTAGTCCGGGTCTCGGCCCTGCTGCGCGAACTCATCCTCCGGGTCGCCCGGATGCCGCTGGACCGGGAGCCGAGCGAGCACGAGAGGCGCATCGTCGCCCTTCTTCCCTACGAGATCGCCTGGGAGCCCGGCGGGCTCTTCCATCTCCCGATCCCGAAGGACAGGCGCTTGGCCCGGATCTGCCGCAGCCTGATCGATGATCCCGGGGACGGGCGCGACTTGGAAGCATGGGCGGCGGAAGTCGGCGCCTCGTCGCGGACGCTCGCGCGCCTGTTCAGGCGCGAATTCGGGAGCACCTTCCTGATCTGGCGGAAGCAGGTGCGCGCCCTGTCGGCCGTGCCCCGTCTGGCGGCCGGCGAGCCGGTCGGCGTCGTCTCGGCCGATCTGGGCTACGAGACTCCCGGCGCCTTCGCGGCGATGTTCCGGCAGATGATGGGCGCGCGGCCGAGCCGCTACGGTGACCGAGACCGTCCCGGGTCGACCGGCGAGGCGGGCCTGACCTTGTCCGATCCGGCCTAGCAAGTGGCCGGAACCACGACGCAGGCCGGTGCGGCTCCGCCTAGTCTGCGTTCATGCCGCGCGACAAGCCGCCCAATACCTTCCTGTGCCTGGTGCTGCTGTCGACCTTTCTCCAGGGATCGTCCTTCGTGGC
This window of the Methylobacterium tardum genome carries:
- a CDS encoding AraC family transcriptional regulator, producing the protein MDLKSTDPRDYEASPHGYAAMPKEFPAGSRVPPHVHGRAQLIYATSGVMEVTTADGLWLLPPQRALWMPAGIAHAMVARCHVSLRTLYVAPDACPAAFPDAPRLVRVSALLRELILRVARMPLDREPSEHERRIVALLPYEIAWEPGGLFHLPIPKDRRLARICRSLIDDPGDGRDLEAWAAEVGASSRTLARLFRREFGSTFLIWRKQVRALSAVPRLAAGEPVGVVSADLGYETPGAFAAMFRQMMGARPSRYGDRDRPGSTGEAGLTLSDPA
- a CDS encoding helicase-related protein, which gives rise to MARKRLRPTIESLIESVGRLGLSPDAVDLDRLLAHLELPDYGAEVEDERVARALREMQAARAFAETGIPAIRKAIPALRAVVTKDHRITWLIRTEIPLLDNGRLDLRLDMAPEPEAAEILARMAARNDPAHRLEALREAVARTALQATRALHKPVDKLRAQLLADLREVGADAAAYIAHMDRSLRSRVFTYGPKLARGLNDTLTPVRRHAKAVAREGSRLRRLRDQVGFGAYIERFTAARRLNRTILFHMGPTNSGKTYAALQHLTAAETGAYLAPLRLLALENYETLRERGLRAGMITGEEVLGEANPTHTARTIETADLTRPIDVAVIDEIQMLSDPDRGWAWTNALFGVAAKTVIVCGSDDALSYVRRAAEAANESLEVIPFTRKSPLLLLEEPVPLEKVEAGDAVVAFSRRAVHENREILVARGHRVATIYGALSPEVRRAEAARFRSGEANVLVTTDAIGMGLNLGPLKRIVFSAVRKWDGTAERALTHSEIRQIAGRAGRYGHQDVGYVAATDPYAAEPIRTALSGAPTAPAADTRFFVRPDLGAIRSVAEEMRTHSLYEVLTHFARATFYAGSPFQPSALEEVLDVARTVDRARLPIEEKFAFSVCPIDRRDEIAMGLLERWCQARAAGLTVPALRGNLAGELDYQERTVKLASAYLWLSRRFPETFGDVDAIRHMRGRANDAIEQHLRETATRKAERRSRRSGGAR